Part of the Sander lucioperca isolate FBNREF2018 chromosome 1, SLUC_FBN_1.2, whole genome shotgun sequence genome is shown below.
TAAACCATTTATAACAATACACGAGACCACTAGCGGAAAATGATAGTTTGGCTTGGCTTCTCTTACAATGAAGTCTAACACGATGAACTGCAGACAGTCATCTGTGGTTTCACATGTTGTACCTTAACAGGTATAACGTTTATTGACATTGGATGAAGGGACACAAGAAATAGAAATGTATGTGTTTTGGTCCATGTTTCTGTTGCTGTTAACCATCCCTATAGTCATTATTGTTAGTAGACGGTGCACTGCCATTGCCGTCCTAATCCTCTTTTCACCTACAGGatttaaattctttttttgCCAGATCTAAAGAAATGTACACTCATTTCTCCCATAATCTCCTATCTCCTAGGAGGAGCGTATACAAGCATCACATGCAGGTGCAAGGTTATTGGAAATCAGCATAGATGAAAAGAGCATTGCCTGCAAATCGACTCCAAACCACAATGGACAATGTTTTGATCCTAGTCGGATCCTTGTCAGGTCAAAATAAATCCCCTGTAGGTGCAAGAGGATGATAGTGTTACAAAGGACCTGTGCTGTTGTCGAAATGAAACTGAGTGTTATGGATACTGAATAAGTCACAGAAAGTTTGAGTGTTCATTATTCGTAAGAGATGTGCCATTGAGATGTGTCTTGTGTTGCTTTTACAGGCGCTGGTGGTTTATTTGCCATTCAGAAGGTTCTCCAAAAGAAGCTTCCTTATCCTCTTCAGTGGAACCTACTCATTTCAATAGGTCAAAAAATTAAACATGAGCTTTAACTAcacaagcaaacaaacacacaagactCCCTAGCTACCCATTACTTCCTCCCAGCTTACCTGTCCCCTCTCTAACCttgcctctctcttctctctcagtGGTATCATCAGTGGGAAGTTATGCAGTGACTCGCTGGGAAACGCAGAAATGCTCAGACCTTTGGTTGTTGCTAGAAACAGGAAAAGTCCCGGACAGATCGCCACCGCAGGGTGAGTACAGTGTGCTGCTGCAGACCTGCTCGCCATCTCTCAAGGCTCATAATAGAAAGTTATGAaatgtggatgttgttgtggtgATAACTGTCTTGTTAGATCATCTTTAAATTGGAGAAGCAACAGTGTTTTATGGAAGTACATGCATTTTTGTTCTGGGCTCAGTATTCTCAGCAGATGTATCTGTGCCAGCTCTCTTTCTCAGTCATGATGAACCAAATAATGACAGTTTGCAGACTTTAATGctctatgtctgtctctgtgtttgtctttcaGTGTCTAAACCAGAGGTATCAAAAGAAGGACCTGAGAAGACAAAATACGGCGATGTGATggaataaacattgttttaagcaaacttgtgtatatactgtatagaatTACACCTTTTCAGAAAATGTACTAGATATTCAGATACGCCATTTATTGactttaaccctaaccctggacGTGAGATAGTAGTTTTCAGTTTCACAGTTTGTGGAGCTTTTGAATTTCATAACAGCATTACTGTATGGATAAACAGATGAGTTTCCAGAATCAGAGGTTAGGAATTAGTTTGGGTTTTTAGGGGGAATCCGATGTTAAGCTTGTGATCCGGTATTATTATTTggatgtgtttgtttgacatgCAACAGAATTAACACTGAACTGCCAAAACCAGCCACTAGCTGTCACTGTGTACCCCATAGGGTTACCCTGAGCTGTATATTGTTCTCACTGGTGGGTCAACCAAACCAGTAAATGACCGGTTTGTGTTGTCAAGCGTATGATCTAAATTACACATTGATACTTTTAATGATGTATGCCTTGGACTACAGAGAGCAAATCATTGTGGAATGATTCGTCCTTTTAAATAGATGAGCATTCAtagttatttaataaaatgctcCGGGCAGCAGTGTAAATCCACATGAAAACTATTTACTGTTGTCGCTTTCAGCCACTGCATGTTCATTCATCCGCTTCCAGTTCAGTGGTGTTCTCCTGCAATATCTCAGGATGACTAAATattgttttgatttatttcaACATCTGTGCAAAAAACATAAATTCCATGAGGTTAGGTGCTAATTTATAATGACAGCATGAGCAATAGGTTAGGTAGATGAAGATTTGGACAGGAAAGTCATTGCTTATTCagtatttgctgtgttttttttttattattcaattcaattgtatttatagtgtcaaatcataacagaagttatttcaggacactttactataatttacagagacccaaacaaaaaaagcattatAAAGAAATTGTCATTGGATTTAGATCAATGTAAAAACTGAGTAGGAAGATCTGTGGACATGTACTCATTATTTTGATTAAAATCTACAACTGCTGCCTGTAGTGTTTCTGCAAGTGttcaaaatgcatttaaataagatcttttattttgaaattttaaataaatgtgcaaAAATCTCTAACATTTAAGCTCTGTCGACACAGAATCTTTTTGTGTTGGTAAACATGcccacaaaaaacaaaatgtgattgtgtttttgtttttttaaaccactGTGACTCCAGTTTATTTGCTGAACTGATGTCTGCAATAAGGTGTTAGTAACATAGACTCTGTACTATGCAGGGCAGGCCATTGGAAACAACAATAGAGTCTTTCAAGCCTTAACACTCCGAGTGATTGAAGCGAGCAAAGTCCAGGCCCTTTGATTCACTCAGAACAAGCCAATTCTGAAATTCTAATTCTATCGCTGCAAtaggaaactttttttcttcttcttacagCATTTTTCCCACCCCCACTCTCGCTTCTTCTAGCTCCCGACCTCCCACTGTAATTCAAATCTGATTTAACACCTCCAAGATTTGAAGGTTTTAaattctttttctgtctttctccgtCCAAAAAATGAGGCGTCATGAATTGAATAAGCTGACATATCCATTGTCACATGCACACTGATACTGCTGAAGGAAAAGACTTTGGAGAAATAGAGAGCAAACTGGAGATAATGAAGgaaaatactgtgtgtgtgtgtgtgtgtgtgtgtttaagtgtatAACATGACGAGGACTGACTTGCCAGTGGAGCTGAGGAGCTACATGTCCAATAACTAAAACAAACCGCGGTATGGACTGCCCTTTGGCACGCTTGCCGACCACTTGCATGGTTATAAAgcctaaagtgtgtgtgtgtgtgtgtgtgtgtgtgtgtgtgtgtgtgtgtgcgcgtatggcagcagtgcatgtgtgtgacaaCATGAGAAAGATGAGTGCAGGAGTGAGTGCTCAGTTGTCTGACCCTGTGAGTTGAGTGAGCTGAGTTGAGCTGAGCTGCAACTGGACAGTGAgtgctctcctcctcctctttctttcactttctgtctttcttcggTTATATAACAACCAAGCCTGAAATGcaagtccaaaaaaatgccaaaaaccaACACAATTCACAGCAACACTATTATTGGGTTTTTGAACATCTGATCTATTGGCCTCTCTGTTTAGCCTAGAGTCATGATCAATTCAAACAAATTGATGTGTTAACAAGAACAACTGGTGTGTGATTGACTGTCAGCGGGAGGTGGGTGACAGCACATGTTTGTGGGGGATTTATTGATTGTGTGTCCTCTATTCCAGCCTCTTCTCTCataaagaaaaatgtacagTGCATTTTAAACATATGGAAAATGTATGATTCAGTACCTGGTCTGACAGGAAAAATAACTGAATAACATGCATTAGGCTAGGTTGGTAAATTACAAAGAGTtctttgtgtgagtgtgacaTTATCTTCAACATTAATCACTGCTAAAGGTTATGCAGATGATGACAGGATGAGAGCTCAAGTCTGGGCAGGTTATAATCATGGATCTGTGCATGGACAGATAGTTTCTCTCGTGTGACTCATTGCTAAAGAAACAGAAGACGTGTCCCTGAAGTGCCAGAAATGGTTGCAATGTGTTTTGAATCTGGGAAAGTTGGATTTATGTGTGTTGTGGAGCAGGGCAACTACAACTGTCCAGCCTGACTGAGAGAAAATCTTGATATACATCACATTACGTTATATCAAAGGTGGTGCATGATGAAAGGGTCTTTGTAAGGGAGGAAGAAAAGTTAACACCTAAGATAGTATACATTGTCATTGTTTTCACTTGATAGTAGCCTAAGTTGGAGGAAGGGCTATTGTGTAAGGTattaccaaataaaaaaaaaagtaaggtaAAGTTTTACGCTTTAATTGTAACTTGTTACATAAGTGGTTGTGTCTGAGATATCCTCACATGAAATGCATAACATGAAGTAACTCAGGTTTTTAAAAATATGAgcaaatatatagatttttataaattatagtatAACCTCCATAAAAATGGCAACTGTATACGCTACTCAATGTAGGCTACTTGATATATCTGCAATGAATCACTGGACACAATAGCGAGTGGACATAATACCATGAACACTGTAGGCTACAATCTAATGCAACATAGAACAATAGCTCTTGTTCAGTTTTTTTGAGAGATGTTGAGCAGTGGTGTTGAACACATTATTTTGTAATAAACATGGGTCATGAGCTTTACAATTAGCCtgtattttctttgtctttttacaGTAAATAGTTCACAGTCATTTTTGCCATCAAATCACTGTGTTAAAGCGATTTTGTTGCTGTAGTATTATTGTTTTGAACAGGGATTTTTACAATGAACAATAAtggtaggctacattttaataCAATCAACATACATGGGTAAATTGTTTACTCATTAAAATTACATATTCCATTCCATCCAAAGTTTAGATTATTGAACGCGGTGAAACAAAAGGACTCTGTTTCCCATTATGGCTGTGTGGGGCTGTAAGGTGATAGTTTATCCAGCTCTTTCTGATTATGTGGAGGGGGATAATATCCAGGCTTTATGAATAACGTCTCAGCATTAGTAATAACAAAAGCACAACTCAAACTGGAGCCTACCTCAGGCCTGCACCAATGAGCGCTGAGCTCGTGCACACCGCGGCCAATAGCTGGTCCCGGGACTCTTGCGCCCAGCCGTTTGAAGGGCGGTCCACGGTAGAAAAAGGAAAGTATGGAACATAGGCAGCGTAGTTTTGACGGGAAGGTAGACGGTCAAAACGGTAAAATATAGGACATATTTGAGGCTAAACATCTTCAGAAGGATATGTGATTTGCTGCTCAGTAAGCCTGTATTTCTTTTATCAATCTGTATGTTacgctgtgtgtttgtttaaagtTATCCGACTCGTGTTGGTGTGTTTTTGATTGATTAGTCAGTAACGTTACATTCATGGCTTTGATAGCGACCGATCAGGGCTGCAAACTGAACGGAACGTCGGCGATTTACCGCCGAATTGGGCCAAAAAAAGAAGTGTTTCAAGGCCAGACGGAGGGCTTTAAAACTGCCAAAATTCAGCCAAAAGAGACGGAGTATTCAACAGATGGCCTGCCCAAAGCCTTTCTGCACAGCCTGAGAACcctgtttgacattttggatgaTGGTGGACGGGGCTATGTCCACATCTCGGAGATCGAGAGCCGCTGGCAGGGGGCAGACACCCGAGAACTGCCCGGCGGGGTGCTGGGCTGCCTCAGGAGGGTCACCCCACCGCATGGCTGCCTCACCTTTGAGCGGTTCGTTGCGGGGCTGCGTTACTCCATGCTCAACCCGGAGCACAGCGCTCACTTCAAGGCCCAGGCTGCCGTCCACCCACAGCAGGCACCAAAGCAGCCCCAGAAACCCGCCCCGCTGTCCACATGCAGTGTTGGGACACGGGTTGAGAACAAGGTCCGTCCGCTGGGACCGAGCAACGTGACAAACACCCAGCAGCACCGGGCGTCCTCTCTGCAAAGCCGGGCCAGGCCAGAGGAGGGGGCCGGGTACACCGCGTGTGGACCTGTGCGGTACAGCGCGGGCTTCGAGAGGTCCGGGCGGAGTTTGGAGCAGAATTCCGTCGCTACAGGGGGCGGGTGTTACCGGGCCGACCCGGGCCATGCCACCAAACCCACACAGCCCCAGCAGAGCCGGGTCAGGTCTATTGAGTCACTCGCTCTGGAGTCACCGCAGCTCGAAGGAAGTAAGTACCATAAAAGCCTATGTATATAGTTCTAAATGATGTCGTGCGTGTGTGAGGGGGTTTGGGGACTATTCCCTGAGTTTATGGAGGACTCATGTCGATTAAACCATGTATGTCAAAATCCAGATCAACACACACTCAATAGAAAATGCAAATGAGgtctttaaattgcttgttttgactGACCAACTGAAAGTCAAACATCAAATTCCCAATGATCATCATGCAATTTCATTCCCATCCCACGTTAAGAATTTATAATTCAACTCTTTGTGCCTTTGTTTTTAGATTTGCTGTTGATTTAAATCAAAGACAAACTTTTATCTGGACACCAAAAAAATGTGCATGAACACGAGTTAAGTAGAGCTACTGCGTCTCTGCATATCCACCAGAACACAGAACAAAATACACTTGAGACGGAATTCACATGAGCAAACCATTTGATTGCTTGCATAACTGAGTTGATATGTCCACTGCAGTCTTGCCAGCTTCGATCTCATATTCGAATTTAATTGGATGCAGTGATCCATATCGTACACACAAGTGCACAATGTCTGCAGAGTGCTTGCATTTGCATGTCAGTATTTGTCATCCAGAGGGAGCCCTACTAAGGTAAAAACGGTAACTCTAAAAGTGAGTCTTTACGTGAATCTCATCGACAACAGTTATTGCTGGTTTTTGACAACACACTTCTCAGGTATCAGTATTATGTCACAGCTAAAACAGGCCCTGTTCAAGGGCCTCTGAGTTAACTTTGGGTGGCTAGTTGAATAATTGCTGTTGTTAACCCCAGGTCAGGTCAGAGGTCGTGTCAGAAATTCCTGCAGAAATGTATCTTGAGGGTTTTCACCCTTTGACTGGGGAACGGGTGATGTCAGTTGTATACGTGTTCATTTGTTCAGTTTTTCATTGGTGAGCTGGATGTAGGTTGGAGGAGCCGCTGCTGAGAAATTCCCAGTTTGCCTGCTCATTATCTTGTTCATACAGGCTCTCGCTCATACAAACTCACTTTGGTTTCTCTTGCTCTCACAATCATAGGAGAGTTATTTCacatcctccctctctctctctcttacacacacacacacacacacacacacacacacacacacacacacacacacacacacacacacacacacacacacacacacacactcaactaGTCTGTCCGAGTTTCCTGATCTCTGTACAGCCAGGCCTGTCTGGAGCTATAAGAGTGACACTCGCACACTTTCTCTGTCGAGCCCTCTGGGCTTTTACTGTTTAGACCACTTGCATTACATTAGTACAGTGTTTTTcttcagatagatagatagatagatggactgATACACTATATGGCCAAAAGGTCACATACTCTTGTTTACGTTTGTcagttttttgtgtgaaatttTAATGCTACAATATACAATGACAATGTCCTTGTGCACAAAGCAAGGTCCCTGGAAAAAAGGCTCTCTGAGTTTGGTGTGATAGAACTTGAGCCTGCACCTCAACCCCGTCCAACACCTTTGGGATGAATGAATGATTGGCCAGTTTCTAAAATCTTGTGGAAAGCTTTACCAGAGTAGCGGGACTGTTATAGCAGCATATTAATGCCCATAGTAGTGGAATCAAATGTGATCAGTGCATCCAAAAATCacttatgtgtgagtgtgtaataTTATGTCCACTTACTTTTTTAGCAGACCAGCAGTGTAATCTCTCACATGCAGCCAAGCCCTTTTGGATTAGGCCAGATTACATCAGACAGGCCAGGGCTCACTGAATCACGGCAGTGGTGAAATCCTCCCCAACACCCTGGACATCACCACAAAGTCATTTCACTCTCCTTCACTTTCTCATGGTTTTGGTAAAGTAGCAGTGGTGTTCTTAAGTCTAAAAATCTGATCATGATAAAATACCATAGTTGATATGTGGGAAATACCACAGAACAAATACCACTGCGATGCTTTGACACGTTTACACACGATTCGGAGGGCTTGGAGTTTAGCCTCTACTTTATCAGACCTACACATCTTTCAGCTGTGATagaaaacacactgaaaaactaacaaactccacacagaaatgaGCAGAGATTGACTGAGAGTTGAAGGGGAACCGGGGCAGAGAAATCTTTTAATACTGTATGTTATCGGAATAACTGAGTTGGGTTTCAAAGTTCGTTATTGAGCTTGGAAACGGCAGCTGACAAAACACTCTCTACATAAGGTCTATTAAGCTTTGGAGCTTTCGATCATATCATGATCTTCCTTGGCAGATGGGGTTTGCTAAAGTGGACAGAAGTCTgactctctgtctttctcttgaTCACAACAAAGCAAACATCCTAACTTTTTGGGAAACCcggccaaaaaaacaaaacagaaactggTATTTACTACCTACTGATTGTAAGGCTTTAGGTTTCTGAAAGTATCATTAATTCAAAGCAGTTGTCCTGTTGTTGAGCTTTCTGAGATGTTCTCTCTACAGTGTGCTTAAGCTCAGATACTTCACATATTTCTGTCTGCTCCACTGAACTCATCCTCAGTCAAGTAATCACACAAGGAAACATGATTGAGTTTAGTGTCCAGACTCATTTGCAGAGTACAGCTCCCTCCTGTGGTATACACTGGCAACTCAAATGCATTATGGggccaaattattgttttgtCTGTAATTTTTTTGGTCTTCTTCATTACTGTCTGTCTACAAATATGAAACTATTTTGCCCAGTAGTGTTGCATGCCCTTTTTAAGACATTGCAATTTGAGCGTTTTCCCTCTGTATAAGGGAAAAGACATAATTCTACATTGGCATACATCTGTCATTGCAAGCCCAAACAGTGTTTTCCCTACACTGTTATCACAGTTATGTTCAGACGGCAACCAGTGAAACTGCAGTTATTAATGAGTGCATACCTGAcagtaggggtgttgaaatgaatcattgcATCCATGCATCGCGATGTGGATCTGGACaatgacagaccataatcgattactgcctactgatgttacttgttgattttccggtcgctgctttttttgtttctgccttttgtctgtctgctgtgttcaatCTCCGCTatattcaggaagtgtctttttttaagagcagatacaataaaaaggggaatTCATATCTGACTGAtttaatttgttgatgaaaccatgtgtagcaataaataataatattgagggATTGATGCATCGGGATACTGAATCGATTcaaatcgttgacaggataattgtaatcgaattgaatcgtgagaccagtgaagattcacagctacggtggccctgaagtgcaaatcacaacagcaaatacaaaaacgcaacagcaaatcataaaacacaatggcaaataggaaaacatttcaacaaatcataaaacacgacagcaaataggaaaacacaacagcaaatatgaaaacacgacagcaaataggaaaacacaacagcaaacatgaaaacacaacagcaaatatgaaaacacttcaacaaatcacaaagcacaacggcaaatatgaaaacacaacagcaaatatgaaaacacaacagcaaatatgaaaacagcaaaaatgaaaacacttcaacaaatcataaaacacgatagcaaataggaaaacaattCAACAAATTTTAAAACACACCGGCATTAACTtgtgctgtcgtgttttcctatttgctgtcatgttttcctatttgccgttgtgctttgtgatttgttgaagtgttttcctactTGCTGTTGTGCTTTCAAATTTGCTGTCGTGTtctcctatttgctgtcgtgttctcctatttgctgttgtgttttcatatttgctgttgtgctttgtgatttgttgaagtgttttcatatttgctgtcgtgttttcctatttgccgttgtgttttatgatttgttgatgtgtttttctatttgctgttttgatttgcacttcagggccaccgtacccACCCCTACCTGACAGTCTTGACATTGATTAAGTCTGTGTGTTTCATATTTGGCTAGGTGCTGTGAAATCAGGTTTACCAAGATCTCAGAGCGAATCAGCAACAGGATTTACTAGCGGCTCCAGGCGACACGGGCGGAGTCGGGAAGAGCAGAGGCGGCATACCATATCCAACGGAGTCGATTACGGAATggttggtacacacacacacacacacacacacacacacacctctacaaCCAATAGTCTCTAAAAAGCGTCTTAAAGGGGCCACATTTGGGTCATAGTTTTACTCATGTTTCAGTCAGGAACTATTCTGTTTATCATTGCTGTGCATGCAAACGGTTTTCATTAATAACTGGTTAAACAGCAATCCAGTCATTAGTTGACATTAGTGCTGCATGGGTCTGCTGAGGATCCACCCCGTTTCTATTTATTTACCTGCGAACGACCCACCATTTCAAACCTGCTTCTTTAAAAATATCACTTCATTTGTAAACCTTTAAACTTCACAGGTAAAACCACAGTCCCTGCAAACCTAATACACCTGCACATCACTACAGTAGTTGACATGCAAACATCACATTCTGTTGGAATAACCCAGTAAAGCTCATATTTTGAtgataaaaaagaaccaaagaCAGAGAGATGTGTGTCTGATTTTAATATAAAAGACGGTACTGCATGTTGGAAATACTTCTTCTCGCGTTTGGTTTACATTACAGCACAAACAAAACATGTGGTAGCAATTAGTGGACTGTATTACTATGCCCATTGAGATCAACATTTCTTTCCACTGTATTAGATTTAACTCAGTCTTCAGTCAAATAAGGGAGGTGGAGgttgttgtgatgtttttttgcCAACAGAGTGATCGTAATTGATTAATAGTTcaatcatttttcaagcaaaaatgccaaaaactgctggtttcagcttcttactgtaaatgtgaagatttcctgccttttctttgacttactgtatatgaaggtaaattaaatatatatgacTATTGGTCtcttggttggacaaaacacacAATTTAAATGTCATCGTTGGCTCTGCGAAactgtgatgtgttttttttctcatttcttaGACAGATCAATAAGTCATACAAAAAAGTCTTTAATTGCAGCCCTAAAGAATCATGTCCAGTAACTTTGCACCAGTTGTTAAAACTGACAAAATGTGACAACCACTAGATGAAGGTGTAACATTACATACGTAAGCAACTAAGGATGATGTTGTTGGGGAGATTTTTCATAGTTTTCAGCTGATCATTCCTCAGTGGGTGGAAAGTGTTACACATGGcacattttaaatgatttttcaTCTATCTCATTCTAGTGTTGGGTAAAAGAGTAGAGGATCAGTAGTAAAAGACTTTCAGAGAGACCGAGGTCTGCTTGGACTAAAACATTGATGACTTTAAGTGTGATCGGATATAACAGGGATTGAGGCTTTTAAAGATATATGTCAGAAAATATTTTAGTTACACAGAAAAGTAAACAATAGCATGGAAATTCCAGGACAAGTTTTTCTAGTAGAAGCTTTTATCCATTTCACTCTCTATTGGCCCCCACATTCCCCTCCCATCCCTCCGCCCTCTGCCTCCCCCTCACTCTGCCCCTCCGACCCTTCAGTCGGGAGCTCATGCCTCCCTTCACTCTCCGTCTCTCCCCCTGCCTCACTATTTCTCACTCACTCTAGCTcgcctcctctccctctttctctccctgtttGTGTCGCCGTCTCCGTCTCTTTTCCTCTTGGCCTCTGTGTCTGGAGAGGCTGATTGACCGGCTCccctccttctccctccctccctccctgcccctctcctcctcccccttccCTCTGGCCCTCCCACCCAGGCCAACTTGGCCCACTGCTGCCCTGATGGTAGTGAGCCGGGTCGGGCCCAGGGGCCTGGTAGAAGTAGAGGACTCGCTCAGCCGGCCCGGCCCAGCCTGGACAGCTGTGTTGGCTGCCTACACTACCGTCTTCATC
Proteins encoded:
- the sapcd2 gene encoding suppressor APC domain-containing protein 2 isoform X1 translates to MALIATDQGCKLNGTSAIYRRIGPKKEVFQGQTEGFKTAKIQPKETEYSTDGLPKAFLHSLRTLFDILDDGGRGYVHISEIESRWQGADTRELPGGVLGCLRRVTPPHGCLTFERFVAGLRYSMLNPEHSAHFKAQAAVHPQQAPKQPQKPAPLSTCSVGTRVENKVRPLGPSNVTNTQQHRASSLQSRARPEEGAGYTACGPVRYSAGFERSGRSLEQNSVATGGGCYRADPGHATKPTQPQQSRVRSIESLALESPQLEGSAVKSGLPRSQSESATGFTSGSRRHGRSREEQRRHTISNGVDYGMLKQMKELEQEKDSLLAGLEVVERARDWYQGQIHNVTERQRQVGQNSHCTDFFTEANQSRMNVLIPKLQEVNRCLNDLISCSGMQSFPSSAAQTAANPQPPGAAPPQAIQRLKDQNRLLTQEVTERSERITQLEQEKSALIKQLFEARAHSAQDTSTMDSTFI
- the sapcd2 gene encoding suppressor APC domain-containing protein 2 isoform X2 is translated as MALIATDQGCKLNGTSAIYRRIGPKKEVFQGQTEGFKTAKIQPKETEYSTDGLPKAFLHSLRTLFDILDDGGRGYVHISEIESRWQGADTRELPGGVLGCLRRVTPPHGCLTFERFVAGLRYSMLNPEHSAHFKAQAAVHPQQAPKQPQKPAPLSTCSVGTRVENKVRPLGPSNVTNTQQHRASSLQSRARPEEGAGYTACGPVRYSAGFERSGRSLEQNSVATGGGCYRADPGHATKPTQPQQSRVRSIESLALESPQLEGSAVKSGLPRSQSESATGFTSGSRRHGRSREEQRRHTISNGVDYGMLKQMKELEQEKDSLLAGLEVVERARDWYQGQIHNVTERQRQVGQNSHCTDFFTEANQSRMNVLIPKLQEVNRCLNDLISCSGMSFPSSAAQTAANPQPPGAAPPQAIQRLKDQNRLLTQEVTERSERITQLEQEKSALIKQLFEARAHSAQDTSTMDSTFI
- the tmem141 gene encoding transmembrane protein 141, whose amino-acid sequence is MVNIGLTKVDDVLAAKHPGLQRYAACQSHAFMKGTGTFILGAGGLFAIQKVLQKKLPYPLQWNLLISIVVSSVGSYAVTRWETQKCSDLWLLLETGKVPDRSPPQVSKPEVSKEGPEKTKYGDVME